The following coding sequences lie in one Pseudomonas sp. SL4(2022) genomic window:
- a CDS encoding PqiC family protein, producing the protein MTALRFPAILLLAGVLGLAGCTRHQQTPLYQLDSGNIRVPAAEQGIAVLIGPVVIADYLQREALLQRQMDGSLTASEDARWAGSLAAEIDQQVLRQLASRLDSQRLVLAPATAGFVPQVRLGLSITRLDSGPQRPAVLEAQWRLAGADGKLLDGRLVRLEEAHSGSIVDQVRAQSRVLQQLVEQLAVAVNTHNRPVVPATPAPARKPAPAKPVVPSDVPRIPVAEPIRGEGEVFRF; encoded by the coding sequence ATGACTGCACTGCGTTTCCCCGCAATTCTGTTGCTGGCGGGGGTGCTCGGCCTGGCCGGTTGTACCCGTCATCAGCAAACGCCGCTGTACCAGTTGGACAGTGGCAATATCCGCGTGCCGGCGGCTGAGCAGGGCATTGCTGTGCTGATCGGGCCGGTGGTGATTGCCGACTATCTGCAGCGTGAGGCGCTGTTGCAGCGTCAGATGGATGGCAGTTTGACTGCATCCGAAGACGCGCGTTGGGCGGGTAGCCTGGCGGCTGAAATTGATCAACAAGTGCTGCGTCAGTTAGCCTCGCGCCTTGACAGCCAGCGTCTGGTGCTGGCACCGGCCACCGCCGGGTTTGTCCCGCAGGTGCGTCTGGGCTTGTCGATTACCCGTCTGGATTCTGGCCCGCAACGCCCGGCTGTGCTGGAGGCGCAGTGGCGACTGGCGGGCGCTGACGGCAAGCTGCTTGATGGCCGCTTGGTGCGTCTGGAGGAGGCGCACAGTGGCAGCATCGTGGATCAGGTGCGAGCGCAGAGTCGAGTGCTGCAACAACTGGTCGAGCAGTTGGCTGTGGCGGTGAATACTCACAATAGGCCCGTTGTGCCGGCGACACCCGCTCCGGCGCGCAAGCCGGCACCGGCCAAGCCGGTGGTGCCCTCGGATGTGCCGCGGATTCCAGTGGCTGAACCGATTCGTGGTGAAGGCGAAGTATTCCGTTTCTAG
- the serB gene encoding phosphoserine phosphatase SerB, protein MREIVLINITGEDRPGLTAAITGVLAQGGVNILDIGQAVIHDTLSFGILVEIPDTERASSVLKDILFTAYKLDQQVRFTPVSEADYQQWVSGQGKARHIVTLLTRKVTAEQLQRVSAITARYDLNIDHIDRLSGRMPLDMPAEQGKGCIEFSVRGEPVDPAALRAEFLSVAQELNVDIAFQRDSLFRRNRRLAVFDMDSTLIEAEVIDELAKAAGVGEQVSEITERAMRGELDFAASFRERLALLKGLPETVLADIGASLRLTEGAETLFSELRRLGYKTAILSGGFTYFAKQLQAKLGIDYVFANELQIVDGLVTGVAVEPIVDAQRKADLLRELAAKEGLRLEQTIAVGDGANDLPMLAIAGLGVAFRAKPLVKQSAKQAISTLGLDGILYLLGFRDRDGQA, encoded by the coding sequence TTGCGCGAAATCGTCCTGATCAATATCACCGGCGAAGATCGCCCCGGTTTGACTGCCGCCATCACCGGCGTGCTGGCCCAGGGCGGGGTGAATATCCTCGACATTGGCCAGGCGGTGATCCATGACACGCTGTCGTTTGGCATTCTGGTTGAGATTCCCGATACCGAACGGGCCTCGTCGGTGCTCAAGGACATCCTCTTTACCGCCTACAAGCTCGATCAGCAGGTGCGCTTCACGCCGGTCTCCGAAGCCGATTATCAGCAGTGGGTCAGCGGTCAGGGCAAGGCTCGGCATATTGTCACCCTGCTAACGCGCAAGGTCACCGCCGAGCAACTGCAGCGGGTCAGTGCCATTACCGCACGGTATGACTTGAACATCGACCACATCGACCGTCTGTCCGGGCGCATGCCGCTGGATATGCCGGCCGAGCAGGGCAAGGGTTGCATCGAGTTTTCCGTACGTGGTGAGCCGGTCGATCCGGCTGCTTTGCGTGCCGAGTTCCTCAGTGTGGCGCAGGAGCTCAACGTCGACATCGCCTTCCAGCGCGATTCACTGTTCCGGCGTAATCGCCGCCTGGCAGTGTTCGACATGGACTCGACGCTGATTGAGGCCGAGGTGATCGACGAGCTGGCCAAGGCCGCCGGTGTGGGCGAACAGGTGTCCGAGATTACCGAGCGTGCGATGCGCGGGGAACTGGATTTCGCCGCGAGCTTCCGCGAACGTCTGGCGCTGCTCAAGGGGTTGCCGGAAACCGTGCTGGCCGATATCGGTGCCTCGCTGCGCCTGACCGAGGGCGCCGAGACGCTGTTCAGTGAGCTGCGTCGTCTGGGCTACAAGACTGCAATCCTGTCCGGTGGCTTTACCTACTTTGCCAAGCAACTGCAGGCCAAACTGGGCATCGACTATGTGTTCGCCAACGAGTTGCAGATTGTCGATGGTCTGGTTACGGGGGTGGCGGTTGAGCCGATCGTCGATGCTCAGCGTAAAGCCGATTTGCTGCGCGAATTAGCCGCCAAGGAAGGGCTGCGCCTGGAGCAGACAATTGCCGTGGGCGACGGCGCCAATGATCTGCCCATGCTGGCGATTGCCGGGCTGGGCGTGGCGTTCCGCGCCAAGCCATTGGTTAAACAATCAGCCAAACAGGCGATCTCTACCCTGGGGCTGGATGGCATTCTTTACCTGCTGGGGTTCCGTGATCGCGATGGTCAGGCGTAA
- a CDS encoding AhpA/YtjB family protein: MNRPAPVKPDNFFLLLFQALRQRRIPLALRIVSHSLLLVALALVIYGWVIGMQFKHAMQQQAEALGTSLITQTAASATELLVSNDILSLNVLLNNLVQNPLVAHAAIYSVDNRILAEAGSRPSQSMLGETEGLYSTPITFQEVIAGQLRISLDMQQFEQPMTISLQSMGILSLILLALTLSLSMRLGRHISTPLLQLRVWLRDPDDPAPGAGRQDEIGDLARQLQARLVPEQPAVIEEAPYAAAPDAGEEDDYLDESFDSEPDFSVPDLHDDHFDSPDQPLAPHASANDEYGSALDDPFADLRDHSEPASLPPPAAQQALPSAVLAIQLGAQEQLRRLPRTRLMELLQRYRDCLDQAASLYQGQLHTLSDGSSLMLFHQLDCDEDYLTHAICCGELMRALGHALQIEVADSGITLQLQLGLTLGDNLTGLSQGDLLLSETVQNALALSQHSRNLLLVERSVADDALVSQRARIRAIASPQGACCVERLLEPYPSLLERQLARMHESR; this comes from the coding sequence GTGAACCGGCCCGCCCCCGTAAAACCCGATAATTTCTTTCTGCTGTTGTTCCAGGCGCTGCGCCAACGACGCATTCCGCTGGCCCTGCGCATTGTCAGTCATAGCCTGTTGCTGGTGGCCCTGGCCTTGGTGATCTATGGCTGGGTGATTGGCATGCAGTTCAAGCATGCCATGCAGCAGCAGGCTGAAGCCCTGGGCACCAGCCTGATTACCCAGACGGCCGCCTCGGCCACAGAACTGCTGGTGTCCAACGACATCCTCAGCCTCAACGTGCTGCTCAACAACCTGGTGCAAAATCCGCTGGTGGCCCACGCCGCCATCTACAGCGTGGACAATCGCATCCTCGCCGAGGCTGGTTCGCGCCCCAGCCAGAGCATGCTGGGGGAAACCGAAGGCTTGTATTCAACGCCGATCACTTTTCAGGAAGTGATTGCCGGGCAACTGCGCATCAGCCTTGATATGCAACAGTTCGAACAACCGATGACCATCAGCCTGCAGAGCATGGGCATCCTCAGCCTGATTCTGCTGGCCCTGACCCTTTCCCTGAGCATGCGCCTGGGCCGGCATATCTCCACGCCACTGCTGCAACTGCGTGTCTGGCTGCGTGACCCGGATGATCCCGCGCCTGGCGCAGGCCGTCAGGATGAAATTGGCGATCTGGCGCGCCAGCTGCAAGCACGCCTGGTGCCTGAACAACCAGCTGTGATCGAAGAAGCCCCCTACGCCGCGGCGCCTGATGCCGGTGAAGAAGACGACTACCTTGACGAGTCGTTCGACAGCGAACCGGATTTCAGCGTCCCGGATCTGCATGACGATCATTTCGACAGCCCGGATCAGCCGTTAGCCCCCCACGCAAGCGCCAACGATGAATACGGCAGCGCGCTGGATGACCCCTTTGCTGACCTACGCGATCACAGCGAGCCTGCCTCGTTACCACCGCCGGCGGCCCAACAGGCCCTGCCCAGTGCCGTGCTGGCTATTCAGTTGGGCGCTCAGGAACAACTGCGGCGCCTGCCACGTACTCGCCTGATGGAACTGCTGCAACGCTATCGCGACTGCCTGGATCAAGCGGCCAGCCTGTATCAGGGCCAATTGCACACCTTGAGCGACGGCAGCAGCCTGATGTTGTTCCATCAACTGGACTGCGACGAGGACTACCTGACCCATGCCATCTGCTGCGGCGAGTTGATGCGTGCCCTGGGTCATGCCTTGCAGATCGAAGTGGCAGACAGCGGCATCACCCTGCAACTGCAGCTCGGCCTGACCCTCGGGGACAATCTTACCGGACTCAGCCAGGGCGACTTGCTCTTGAGTGAAACCGTGCAAAACGCCTTGGCCCTGTCGCAGCACAGCCGTAATCTGCTGCTGGTCGAGCGCAGCGTCGCCGATGATGCCCTTGTCAGCCAGCGCGCCCGCATCCGCGCCATCGCCAGCCCCCAGGGCGCCTGCTGCGTCGAGCGCCTGCTGGAGCCTTACCCCTCGCTGCTGGAGCGCCAGTTGGCGCGCATGCACGAAAGCCGCTGA